One Deltaproteobacteria bacterium genomic region harbors:
- a CDS encoding OsmC family peroxiredoxin — translation MAAFPGTIDLGKFRVVYEEERQRPSDDADGYLLQQRAIIRLNEELVKLEQREDYTVYCDDEKFKRQHGKRPSPLQYFIASIGFCMFSQFKRLAVKTGVVLRDLEMDLRMTYDLTGKFPIKDFSDAAQGINYVFKIISESPLEQVIQVAQAADQGCHTVNSMRKRMPVTGRFTLNEREYTVND, via the coding sequence ATGGCGGCATTTCCGGGAACCATCGATCTCGGAAAGTTTCGCGTCGTTTATGAGGAAGAACGGCAGCGGCCGTCCGACGATGCGGACGGCTATCTCTTACAGCAGCGCGCCATCATTCGGCTCAACGAAGAGCTGGTCAAGCTAGAGCAACGCGAAGACTACACGGTCTATTGCGACGACGAAAAGTTCAAGCGGCAACATGGCAAGCGGCCTTCGCCGCTGCAATATTTCATCGCCTCTATCGGCTTCTGCATGTTCAGCCAGTTCAAACGTCTGGCGGTTAAGACCGGCGTGGTCTTACGCGACCTTGAAATGGATCTGCGCATGACCTACGACCTGACCGGCAAGTTTCCGATCAAAGATTTTTCCGATGCCGCCCAAGGCATCAACTACGTCTTCAAAATCATCAGCGAATCGCCGCTCGAACAGGTCATCCAAGTCGCCCAAGCGGCGGACCAGGGCTGCCACACGGTCAATTCCATGCGTAAGCGCATGCCGGTGACCGGCAGGTTCACGCTGAACGAGCGCGAGTACACGGTCAACGATTAG
- a CDS encoding xanthine dehydrogenase family protein molybdopterin-binding subunit, which translates to MASNKQIVGNPTPRIEGELKVSGQAKYAVDVTLPGMLWGKLLRSPIASGKIKRIDASKAEKLKGVRAIVTGVDCEGLKIGRRLYDMPILADGEVRFIGEKVLALAADSEDIAEEALNLIEVEYEENLALLDPVEALGAGAKWVHPNVANYKGLPKPLSGPTNEFVYYTWKKGDIEIGFRQADIVVENTFTTPVVHHGYIEPHSAVVKTAPDGSAEIWCCSKVPYAIREQVGNALNIAHEKLVVNPCYIGGDFGGKGDFMDVAVVYLLSKKAGKPVKLVMDYDEELIAGNPRHASIIKVKTGLKKDGTIVAHHMDFIFDSGAYGAFKPNAFLAGPHGSAGPYKIPHCLIEEHMVYTNKIPCGHMRSPGDPQGFFANESQLDIIAKKLGMDPLKFRQKNLMHDGDVDPIGEEVGFIKSDETLAKALEDSGYNRPKAKNVGRGVAFVQWMANGGIGTVALALDDKGIVTISSAMADQGAGTYTVISEIVAEELKIPLNQVRMQQLNTQEGVKDTGVGGSRATRVYGNAGYEAALKAVEAIKQAAASQFNVPADQIVLAKGAVLHPRMERKLSYAELVKATGGPIRVEATYDNNKKVHEASMCVQIAEVEVDPATGQVQLKKFTSTHNGGTVLNPLMHQGQIEGGALTGIGYTLMEQVIISDGKVVTANFGEYKIPTIKDLPVFKSSVTESLKGAGPYNSMPIGETSNVPTAAAIANAVEDACGVRITSLPITAEKIYQALHGAK; encoded by the coding sequence ATGGCATCGAACAAACAAATCGTCGGTAATCCGACACCGCGAATCGAAGGCGAACTCAAAGTCAGCGGCCAAGCGAAGTACGCGGTGGACGTGACGCTGCCGGGCATGCTCTGGGGAAAACTGCTGCGCAGTCCGATCGCCTCGGGAAAGATCAAGCGGATCGACGCTAGCAAAGCGGAAAAACTCAAAGGCGTGCGCGCCATCGTCACCGGCGTGGACTGTGAGGGATTGAAAATCGGCCGCCGACTTTACGACATGCCGATCCTCGCTGACGGCGAAGTGCGTTTCATCGGTGAAAAAGTTCTCGCTCTGGCGGCGGACAGCGAAGACATCGCCGAAGAGGCTTTGAATTTGATCGAAGTCGAGTACGAAGAAAATCTCGCGCTGCTCGATCCCGTCGAAGCGCTCGGCGCCGGCGCGAAGTGGGTCCATCCCAATGTCGCCAACTATAAAGGCCTGCCCAAACCGCTCTCGGGTCCGACTAACGAGTTTGTTTATTACACCTGGAAGAAGGGCGATATCGAAATCGGATTCCGCCAAGCGGACATCGTCGTTGAAAATACTTTCACCACGCCGGTGGTGCATCACGGCTACATCGAACCCCATTCCGCGGTGGTCAAAACCGCGCCGGACGGTTCGGCGGAGATTTGGTGTTGCAGCAAAGTGCCCTACGCGATTCGCGAGCAGGTCGGCAATGCCTTAAACATTGCCCACGAAAAATTGGTCGTCAATCCTTGCTACATCGGCGGCGATTTTGGCGGCAAGGGCGACTTCATGGATGTCGCGGTGGTTTACTTGCTGTCGAAGAAAGCCGGCAAGCCGGTGAAGCTGGTGATGGATTACGATGAAGAGCTGATCGCCGGCAATCCGCGCCACGCGTCGATCATCAAAGTTAAAACCGGTCTCAAAAAAGACGGCACCATCGTCGCCCATCATATGGATTTCATCTTCGATAGCGGCGCCTATGGCGCCTTCAAGCCCAACGCGTTTCTCGCCGGCCCGCACGGCTCGGCCGGGCCCTACAAGATTCCCCACTGTTTGATCGAAGAGCATATGGTTTACACTAACAAGATTCCCTGCGGCCATATGCGCTCGCCGGGCGACCCTCAGGGCTTTTTCGCCAACGAGAGCCAGTTGGATATCATCGCCAAGAAGCTTGGCATGGACCCGCTCAAGTTCCGCCAGAAAAATCTCATGCATGACGGCGATGTCGATCCCATCGGCGAAGAAGTGGGCTTCATCAAGTCGGATGAAACCCTGGCGAAAGCGCTGGAAGATTCCGGATACAATCGGCCGAAAGCAAAAAACGTCGGCCGCGGCGTGGCGTTCGTGCAATGGATGGCCAACGGCGGCATCGGCACGGTGGCGCTGGCGCTCGACGACAAAGGCATCGTGACGATTTCCTCGGCGATGGCCGATCAAGGCGCGGGAACTTATACAGTCATCAGCGAGATCGTCGCCGAAGAACTAAAAATTCCGCTGAACCAAGTGCGCATGCAGCAACTCAACACTCAAGAAGGCGTCAAAGACACCGGCGTCGGCGGTAGCCGCGCGACCCGTGTCTACGGCAACGCCGGCTACGAAGCGGCGTTGAAAGCCGTCGAAGCGATCAAGCAGGCGGCGGCGAGTCAATTCAACGTTCCCGCCGATCAAATCGTCTTGGCTAAAGGCGCGGTGCTGCATCCGCGCATGGAACGCAAGCTTTCCTACGCCGAGTTGGTCAAGGCCACCGGCGGCCCGATCCGCGTCGAAGCGACCTACGACAACAATAAAAAAGTTCATGAAGCTTCCATGTGCGTGCAGATCGCCGAAGTGGAAGTCGATCCGGCCACCGGCCAAGTGCAGCTCAAAAAATTCACTTCCACGCACAACGGCGGCACGGTTTTGAACCCGCTCATGCATCAAGGCCAGATCGAAGGCGGCGCGCTGACCGGCATTGGCTACACATTGATGGAGCAGGTGATTATCAGCGACGGCAAAGTAGTGACGGCGAATTTTGGCGAATACAAAATCCCGACCATCAAAGACTTGCCGGTGTTCAAAAGCTCGGTGACCGAAAGTCTCAAGGGCGCGGGGCCGTACAACAGCATGCCGATCGGCGAGACCTCGAATGTTCCCACCGCCGCGGCGATTGCCAATGCGGTGGAAGACGCTTGCGGCGTGCGTATCACCAGCCTGCCGATCACGGCGGAAAAGATTTACCAAGCGCTGCACGGCGCCAAGTGA
- a CDS encoding GIY-YIG nuclease family protein, which produces MFYVYVLRSLKNNKRYIGYTSKAPTDKLKEHNGGATRWTRQNRPFVLIHHEEFGDSKTARQRELFLKSGRGRHWLDELLHS; this is translated from the coding sequence ATGTTCTATGTGTACGTTCTGCGAAGTCTTAAAAACAACAAAAGGTATATTGGGTATACCAGTAAGGCGCCAACGGATAAGCTAAAGGAACATAATGGTGGCGCTACGCGGTGGACACGGCAAAACAGACCGTTTGTGTTGATTCATCACGAAGAGTTTGGTGACTCTAAGACCGCCCGCCAACGAGAGCTTTTCTTGAAGTCGGGTAGAGGCCGCCATTGGTTAGATGAGTTGCTGCATTCGTGA
- a CDS encoding transglutaminase domain-containing protein — protein sequence MLVKRSIGIFAALFWCVMNFLLIQRQLAAPPSVIALKGTEKISAGGEEWWGVFYRGEKIGYAWQTIAAKPTGYELRDGSVLNLNLLGIVQPAETHLEMAANEDWILDRFNFQLTSKEMRFSARGARNNNKLSLEIDSAGHHSTQEITLTQAPYLLAALKPYVVTQQLETGKKFFFATFDPSTLSQQVTAVVIEGREQIRIGNRLEAAIKMRQSFRGISVLSWIDGQGRTLKEESPAGMSLLRQDKAVARNLSNRAMALDIVAQTAIKVTTPIDNAAARRALELKLSGFDLSNFPLDGGRQRLSENRLTIALEDLPKPGTRTLPFADARVSAYLRPTAFLQSDHPRIKALATKILNGETDAQRAAVRIKDWVYQEIAKEPTVSIPNALQVLQTRKGDCNEHTVLFNALARAAGIPAKTVVGVVYLRGAFYYHAWSEVWLGEWISLDSVFNKFPADVTHVKFLEGEIDRQIDILQLIGNLKIEVL from the coding sequence ATGCTTGTGAAGCGCTCCATCGGAATCTTTGCCGCATTGTTCTGGTGCGTGATGAATTTTCTCCTCATCCAGCGCCAGCTCGCCGCGCCGCCGAGCGTGATCGCCCTCAAGGGCACGGAGAAAATTTCCGCCGGCGGCGAAGAATGGTGGGGCGTGTTTTACCGCGGCGAAAAAATCGGCTACGCCTGGCAAACCATCGCGGCCAAACCGACGGGCTATGAGCTGCGCGACGGTTCGGTATTGAATCTCAACCTGCTCGGCATCGTGCAGCCGGCAGAAACCCACTTGGAAATGGCCGCCAACGAAGATTGGATTCTCGACCGTTTTAACTTCCAACTCACATCCAAAGAAATGCGCTTCAGCGCTCGTGGCGCCAGGAACAATAACAAACTGTCGCTCGAAATCGACTCCGCCGGCCACCACTCGACGCAGGAAATAACTTTGACCCAAGCGCCCTACCTGCTCGCCGCGCTCAAGCCCTACGTCGTCACCCAGCAACTGGAGACCGGCAAGAAGTTTTTCTTCGCCACCTTCGATCCCTCGACGCTGTCGCAACAAGTGACGGCGGTGGTCATCGAAGGACGCGAACAGATTCGCATCGGTAATCGCCTAGAAGCGGCGATCAAGATGCGCCAAAGCTTTCGCGGCATCTCGGTGCTGTCATGGATCGACGGCCAGGGACGAACGTTGAAAGAGGAATCCCCGGCCGGCATGTCGCTGCTCAGACAAGATAAAGCCGTCGCGCGTAATTTATCGAATCGCGCCATGGCCCTCGATATCGTCGCTCAGACTGCGATCAAGGTGACGACGCCGATTGACAACGCCGCCGCGCGGCGAGCGCTGGAACTCAAACTGAGCGGCTTTGACTTAAGCAACTTTCCCCTCGACGGCGGCCGCCAGCGGCTGAGCGAGAATCGCTTGACGATTGCGCTAGAAGATTTGCCCAAGCCCGGCACGCGCACGCTGCCCTTCGCCGATGCCCGCGTGTCGGCGTATCTACGTCCCACCGCGTTTTTGCAATCGGATCATCCGCGCATCAAAGCATTGGCAACAAAAATATTGAACGGCGAAACCGACGCGCAGCGCGCCGCGGTTAGAATCAAAGACTGGGTTTACCAAGAAATCGCCAAAGAACCGACGGTCAGCATTCCCAATGCTCTGCAAGTGCTGCAAACGAGAAAAGGCGACTGCAACGAACATACGGTGCTGTTCAACGCCTTGGCCCGCGCCGCCGGCATCCCGGCGAAAACCGTCGTCGGCGTGGTCTATCTGCGCGGCGCCTTTTACTATCACGCCTGGTCCGAAGTCTGGCTCGGCGAATGGATTTCCCTCGACTCGGTATTCAATAAATTTCCCGCCGACGTCACCCACGTGAAATTTCTCGAAGGCGAAATCGACCGGCAGATCGATATTCTGCAATTGATCGGCAATCTGAAAATCGAAGTGCTGTAG
- a CDS encoding ABC transporter ATP-binding protein, giving the protein MIQLINLTKHYGKLAAVDNLNLEVPAGEIFGFLGPNGAGKTTTIRCMMGILKPSSGQILLGEYDVIKEAQKAKAICGFIPDRPFIYEKLSGQEFLNFVGKLHRVEDRQLEKKIAELLERLELTSWRDELVESYSHGMKQRLVVCAALIHEPRILIVDEPMVGMDPKGARTLKDLFRSLAKSGTTVFLSTHSIGVAEEICHRIAIIQKGRLIACGTMAEIHSQASDNDGNLESVFLELTREEERVRDS; this is encoded by the coding sequence ATGATTCAACTCATCAACCTGACCAAACACTATGGCAAACTCGCCGCTGTGGATAATTTGAATTTGGAAGTTCCCGCCGGCGAGATCTTCGGCTTCCTCGGACCCAACGGCGCCGGCAAGACCACGACGATCCGCTGCATGATGGGTATTTTGAAACCGAGCTCAGGCCAAATCTTGCTCGGCGAGTACGACGTGATTAAAGAGGCGCAGAAGGCCAAAGCGATCTGCGGCTTCATTCCCGACCGGCCATTTATCTACGAGAAGCTCAGCGGCCAGGAGTTTTTAAACTTCGTCGGCAAGCTCCACCGTGTCGAAGATCGACAGCTCGAAAAGAAAATTGCCGAACTGCTAGAGCGTTTGGAACTCACATCGTGGCGTGACGAGCTAGTCGAAAGCTACTCTCACGGCATGAAACAGCGCTTGGTGGTCTGCGCCGCGCTGATTCATGAGCCGCGCATCTTGATCGTCGATGAACCGATGGTCGGCATGGACCCCAAAGGCGCGCGCACGCTGAAAGATCTTTTTCGTTCCCTGGCCAAAAGCGGCACCACGGTTTTTCTTTCCACCCACAGCATCGGCGTCGCCGAAGAAATCTGCCACCGCATCGCCATCATCCAAAAAGGCCGCCTGATCGCCTGCGGCACCATGGCGGAGATTCACAGCCAAGCGAGTGATAACGACGGCAATCTCGAAAGCGTCTTTCTCGAACTGACTCGGGAGGAAGAGCGTGTTCGTGACTCGTGA